DNA sequence from the Paramormyrops kingsleyae isolate MSU_618 chromosome 14, PKINGS_0.4, whole genome shotgun sequence genome:
GTCTGTTATTGCCATGGGTAATACCATGCAGAGTTTTCGggatcacagcttcctctctGAGAAGCTCTACACTGGGACCCCAGAGTTTGGTAAGTGGAAGCTGGTTTTCGATTATATAATTGGTGGCGGTGATCAGGAATCCATTCTGAAAAACATCTCACCTCAAGGTTCTGGTCTTGATGTCATTTGGAGGAGGGGCTTAGAGCATCTTGGAAGAATGAAGGCAGATGCACAGAAAAGGCACAGATTATGCACACAGAGAGCTGGCCCTGGGTCAGAAAATCCTAACCCTAACGTACAACCTTGGAGCTGTGCTTAAACATATAAAGATCACACCCATCATTGTTTCCGAGGGCCAGGTCAGATCAGGGAAACCTGTCTTTATGGCTAAATGGGAAATGATTGAACTTTAATCACAGGAACCCTAAGGTTGGCCCAGCTTTTTACAGTGAGGAAAGAAGAGACCAGAACACTGGAGCCAATGCATATTAGTTTGAGAAGCAGTATTAGCCCACCCGGTTTGAAAGCACCATGCCTCCATCCCAGCCTGACATCCCATTGCTTTTGGGGGCCGTAAATTTGCTTTGCTGTGGGCCCAGCAAGCGGAGAGCCCTGGGTGGCTCCCTCAATCCGCAGCTCGGGGGAGCTTTCCCAGCACGCCCTACTTCAACCACACCGCGGCCCCTAATAAAGACCAGACGCGGCTTAGCGGGACATGCGCCGGCCTCTCTGCCGGcggtgtgtggggagggggtggggttgcAGAGGCAGTGTCAGCGCTGATGGGGGCACAAGGCAGATTAGGGGCGTGCTGATTTTTTGAGATGCTGTGCCACTCTCTACGCCAAGAGTCTGTTTAGAGGTTTGCCAGCAAGGGCTGTTTGTAATGGATTTGGACTCAGAAAGCTGCCTTTACAAACTCAACCATGACAGAAAGACCCCAGAATAAAGTTCTCAAATTTTTGCCCTTTATATGTCATGATGCCttaaataaattgaaaatataTGGACAACTTTGTGGCTTGTTGTGCTAATATTATGATCCTAATAAAAGGTTATGCCATTGGATACTTTCCTACCGACTCCACCAATGGCTACAGGTTATACTGGCTGCTGCAACTGAATGGGTGTCCAGCTCTGTGTTCTTTAGCTTAGTCTTTAGCAGCACTGCAGATCTGACCGCTACAATGCTATGCTCTCGCAGTGAACGGACTTCAAGCACGGACCTTCGGCATCTGGACCCTGCTGTCGTCGATCATTCGCTGCGCTTGTGCCTTCGACATCCAGAACAGAACGTAAGGCAGAGAGCACTGTTCTGCGCAACAGGGGTGTTGGCTTTTTGGGCAGGTGAAGGAGGCTGTATTTACCCAGGCTGCTCGTCACTCCTGCCTCTGCAGGCTGTATCACATCACGCTGTGGACCTTTCTATTGGCCCTCGGCCACTTCCTGTCGGAGGCCTTCATTTACAAGACTGCCCCCCTGACGATCGGTATCATGGCGCCTCTCATTGTCGCAAGTGAGTAGCACCTTTCCTCCCTTTACTCCTCTGACTCCTCTTGTGATGCCGTCATTTACCATCCCGTTGAGTCTGATCTGCAGACGCATCCTTACTGTAACCTGTTCAGTGGCTGTCGTGGTAAATTCGACTTCTCTGGGCAGTTGAGTCGGGTGTAGGGATCTAAGCCACACATGCCAAAGagcctccctgccccccctggTTTTCCCCGAGGTTTCTCCATCGTGGGCATGCTGATTGGCTTCCAGTGTATCGCCGAGCCCCAGGAAGTGGTTGGGGCGCGACAGAAGAAGCGGAACTGAGCCCGTGGAGTCGCGGGGGGGGTCACACGGCCCCCGGCCCGGCGAGGAGGGGCTGCCAGGACTCGTTCCAGGAGGCACCTGTGTGAAACTGCTCCAGCCCCACCCCAACTCGCCCTGCGGAGCCCCCCCCATCACGCTACGGGTTCCTGTTTTATATGGTCACAATTGCACTCTACAGAAcgctgtttttttaaatattctaaTGGAAATGCATTAATGTTTTACACT
Encoded proteins:
- the erg28 gene encoding ergosterol biosynthetic protein 28 homolog, whose amino-acid sequence is MSRFLNVLRSWLVMVSVIAMGNTMQSFRDHSFLSEKLYTGTPEFVNGLQARTFGIWTLLSSIIRCACAFDIQNRTLYHITLWTFLLALGHFLSEAFIYKTAPLTIGIMAPLIVASFSIVGMLIGFQCIAEPQEVVGARQKKRN